One window of the Candidatus Eremiobacteraceae bacterium genome contains the following:
- the acpS gene encoding holo-ACP synthase, whose protein sequence is MIVGVGIDVAEVARYHFDEIKLARFAKKIYTEAEMAHAMKHRHFAERLAGAFAAKEATRKAFGHAIPWRMMGVRHERSGKPYMELLGRASALPALRGVRRMHLSITHTKSTAVAVVILEGDEAKAAAAEVAAR, encoded by the coding sequence ATGATCGTGGGCGTCGGCATCGATGTCGCAGAAGTTGCGCGCTATCACTTCGATGAAATCAAACTCGCGCGATTTGCGAAAAAGATCTATACCGAGGCGGAGATGGCGCACGCGATGAAACATCGTCACTTCGCCGAGCGGCTCGCCGGTGCGTTTGCGGCAAAGGAAGCGACGCGCAAGGCATTCGGCCATGCCATTCCGTGGCGCATGATGGGCGTGCGGCACGAGCGGAGCGGCAAGCCGTACATGGAATTGCTCGGACGCGCATCGGCGTTGCCGGCGCTGCGCGGCGTCAGGAGGATGCATTTGAGCATCACGCACACGAAGTCCACTGCCGTGGCCGTGGTCATTTTGGAAGGCGACGAAGCGAAAGCGGCCGCTGCGGAAGTGGCCGCGCGATGA
- a CDS encoding NAD(P)H-hydrate dehydratase, producing MNALTAAEMRAADLRTVDDVGIPESILMESAGRAVADLARDFVDDLEGDPIRIAIVAGPGNNGGDALVAARHLMQLGFEPDVYMAAKASDCNDLCRVQLDIMEGLGASISYLRDQSPEFFRSGLRAAALIIDGLLGTGASGALREPYKSWVNEINIAGREVIAVDAPTGVDPSSGGVPGPAVTATATVTMAAPKVGLLLYPAASYVGELWVANIGIPPSVLAESGGRYHVMTKEQFFYWLPHRSPQADKRTAGDVVIIGGSANFVGAPVMAAQGALRAGAGYVTIACPASAAAAISYHTLEPVLAPWPATEDAQTVVNALLETTRHAGAVVIGPGLGRDEFTQTIIRSYLAATARPLVVDADALFALSGHTHIIKDKKAVLTPHAGEFARLLGEHADAAIANRMKAADEFATSLDATLLLKGPRSIVATKEASYVNLTGNALLATAGSGDVLSGMTGAMLAAGCSSRQAAAIAAFWHGVTSDYLASLEKHSITAGDIPAALQDALKWLDELEEDDDGYLTRVV from the coding sequence ATGAACGCACTCACAGCCGCCGAGATGCGCGCTGCCGACTTGCGCACGGTCGACGATGTCGGCATCCCGGAATCCATCCTCATGGAATCAGCGGGTCGCGCCGTCGCCGATCTCGCGCGCGATTTCGTCGACGACCTGGAAGGCGACCCCATCCGCATCGCGATCGTCGCCGGTCCGGGCAACAACGGCGGCGATGCGCTGGTCGCGGCGCGCCATCTCATGCAGCTCGGTTTCGAACCCGACGTCTACATGGCGGCGAAGGCCAGCGACTGCAACGACCTTTGCCGCGTCCAACTCGACATCATGGAAGGTCTCGGTGCGTCGATCAGCTATCTGCGCGATCAATCGCCCGAGTTCTTCCGGTCGGGCCTGCGCGCAGCGGCGCTCATCATCGACGGTCTTCTCGGGACCGGCGCGAGCGGCGCCTTACGCGAGCCGTACAAGAGCTGGGTGAACGAGATCAACATCGCCGGTCGCGAAGTGATCGCCGTGGACGCGCCCACCGGCGTCGACCCGTCGTCTGGCGGCGTCCCCGGTCCGGCGGTCACAGCCACCGCGACAGTCACGATGGCGGCGCCGAAAGTCGGACTGCTCTTGTATCCCGCAGCGTCCTATGTCGGCGAACTCTGGGTCGCGAATATCGGCATTCCGCCATCGGTACTCGCAGAATCCGGCGGGCGCTATCACGTGATGACGAAGGAGCAATTCTTCTATTGGCTGCCGCATCGCAGTCCGCAGGCCGATAAGCGGACGGCGGGCGATGTCGTCATCATCGGCGGCAGCGCGAATTTCGTCGGGGCACCGGTGATGGCGGCGCAAGGAGCGTTGCGCGCGGGTGCGGGCTATGTGACCATCGCCTGCCCGGCCAGCGCGGCGGCGGCGATCAGCTATCACACGCTTGAGCCTGTCCTCGCGCCGTGGCCCGCCACCGAAGATGCGCAAACGGTCGTCAATGCGCTGCTCGAGACGACAAGGCACGCCGGCGCGGTCGTCATCGGCCCGGGTCTCGGGCGCGACGAATTCACGCAGACGATCATCCGCTCGTATCTCGCAGCCACGGCGCGACCGCTTGTCGTCGACGCCGACGCGCTCTTCGCTCTATCGGGCCACACCCATATCATCAAAGATAAGAAGGCGGTGCTGACGCCGCACGCCGGCGAATTCGCGCGCTTGCTGGGGGAGCATGCCGATGCCGCGATCGCCAATCGCATGAAAGCGGCCGACGAATTCGCAACATCACTCGATGCGACGCTGCTGTTGAAGGGCCCGCGGTCGATCGTCGCCACGAAGGAAGCGTCGTACGTCAACCTGACAGGCAACGCGCTGTTGGCGACGGCCGGGTCCGGCGATGTGCTGAGCGGCATGACGGGAGCCATGCTCGCTGCCGGTTGCTCATCGCGGCAGGCCGCGGCGATCGCAGCGTTCTGGCACGGCGTCACGAGCGACTATCTTGCGTCGCTCGAAAAGCACAGCATCACCGCGGGCGACATTCCGGCCGCGCTGCAAGACGCGCTGAAGTGGCTCGACGAACTCGAGGAAGACGACGACGGTTACCTGACTCGCGTGGTCTGA
- the ligA gene encoding NAD-dependent DNA ligase LigA, whose protein sequence is MTAAAAKKRAAELRAQLERWSREYYVLDAPSVSDAEYDVALRALAELEAEHPELASPDSPTQRVGGEASSIFAPYRHRTPMLSLGNAFGADELRAWHARLRRQLPDEDIAFVAELKIDGLAIAIRYRDGLFADGGTRGDGTTGEDVSHNLRTVRAIPLRLHDHPPAVFEARGELYMRGSEFERFNARRSAAGEQTYVNPRNAASGAVRQLDPKVTASRPLRFYAYALGECAPPLEVTTQWDLLARLREFGFPVNEHAKRFVDFDALVAHCEAWETRRASLDYAIDGLVIKVDSLAQQRRLGFVGKDPRWAIAFKYKPEEATTKLLSIEVNVGRTGSINPYAVLEPVFVGGVTVSTATLHNDDYVRAKDLRPGDTVIVRRAGEVIPEVVGPVLEDRKGRRLHTWTMPTICPACGSPIERAQGEAMAYCTNAACPAQRKERIRHFASREAMDIEGLGDKIAEQLVEADLVHDVGDLYSLTAAQVGDLPRSGEKSAANLVRNIAESAGRPFWRVLYGLGIRFVGSQTAQLLAGDFADIDALAAADESELVEVEQIGPKIAAGVAQFFHEPHNRKVVEKLRRAGVNLRGEPRSAASASGKLAGKLFVLTGTLGGMTREEAAAAIVDAGGKVVGSVSKKTDFVVAGDKPGSKLAKAESLGVPVIGEDELRAML, encoded by the coding sequence ATGACCGCCGCCGCAGCAAAAAAGCGCGCCGCAGAGCTGCGCGCGCAGCTCGAACGCTGGAGCAGGGAATACTACGTCCTCGATGCGCCGAGCGTGTCCGATGCGGAGTACGACGTCGCACTGCGCGCACTCGCCGAACTCGAAGCGGAGCACCCGGAACTCGCATCGCCCGATAGCCCGACGCAGCGCGTCGGCGGCGAGGCATCAAGCATTTTCGCGCCGTACCGCCACCGCACGCCGATGCTCTCGCTCGGCAATGCGTTTGGCGCGGACGAGCTGCGCGCATGGCATGCTCGATTGCGACGGCAATTGCCGGACGAAGATATCGCGTTCGTCGCAGAGCTGAAGATCGACGGGCTCGCGATCGCGATCCGCTACCGCGACGGTCTGTTCGCGGACGGCGGCACCCGCGGCGACGGCACGACCGGCGAGGACGTCTCGCACAACTTGCGTACCGTGCGGGCCATTCCGCTCCGCCTCCACGACCATCCGCCCGCGGTGTTCGAAGCGCGCGGCGAGCTCTACATGCGCGGGAGCGAATTCGAGCGCTTTAACGCGCGTCGGTCCGCTGCGGGTGAACAGACGTATGTGAATCCGCGCAACGCGGCGTCCGGCGCCGTGCGCCAGCTCGATCCGAAGGTGACCGCATCGCGGCCGCTTCGATTCTATGCATACGCTCTCGGCGAGTGCGCGCCGCCGCTCGAGGTGACGACGCAGTGGGACTTGCTGGCGCGCCTGCGCGAATTCGGCTTTCCCGTCAACGAACACGCAAAACGCTTTGTGGATTTTGACGCGCTCGTCGCCCATTGCGAAGCCTGGGAGACCAGGCGCGCCTCCCTCGACTACGCGATCGATGGATTGGTCATCAAGGTCGATTCGCTTGCACAGCAGCGCCGGCTGGGATTTGTCGGTAAGGATCCGCGCTGGGCGATCGCGTTCAAGTATAAACCCGAGGAGGCGACGACCAAGCTGCTCTCCATCGAAGTCAACGTCGGGCGGACCGGCAGCATCAATCCGTACGCCGTGCTTGAACCCGTGTTCGTCGGCGGCGTCACCGTCAGCACCGCGACGCTGCACAACGACGATTACGTTCGCGCGAAGGATCTGCGGCCGGGCGATACCGTGATCGTTCGGCGGGCCGGCGAAGTGATACCCGAAGTCGTCGGGCCGGTACTCGAGGATCGCAAAGGCCGGCGGCTTCATACGTGGACTATGCCGACTATCTGCCCGGCGTGCGGCAGTCCGATCGAGCGAGCGCAGGGCGAGGCGATGGCCTACTGCACCAACGCCGCCTGCCCCGCGCAACGCAAGGAGCGCATCCGGCATTTCGCCTCGCGCGAAGCGATGGACATCGAAGGGCTTGGCGACAAAATCGCCGAGCAGCTCGTGGAAGCCGATCTCGTGCACGACGTCGGCGATCTTTATTCTCTGACCGCAGCGCAGGTCGGCGATCTGCCGAGGTCGGGCGAGAAATCGGCGGCAAATCTTGTGCGCAACATCGCCGAGAGCGCCGGCCGGCCGTTCTGGCGGGTGCTTTACGGATTAGGGATCCGATTTGTCGGCAGTCAGACGGCGCAACTGCTTGCCGGCGATTTCGCCGACATCGACGCGCTCGCCGCGGCAGACGAAAGCGAACTCGTCGAAGTGGAGCAGATCGGACCGAAGATCGCCGCGGGCGTGGCGCAATTCTTCCATGAACCGCACAATCGAAAAGTCGTGGAGAAACTCCGGCGCGCCGGCGTCAACTTGCGCGGTGAGCCGCGTTCGGCCGCCTCAGCGAGCGGCAAGCTCGCAGGAAAACTATTCGTCCTCACGGGTACGCTTGGGGGGATGACGCGCGAGGAAGCGGCCGCGGCGATCGTGGACGCGGGTGGCAAAGTCGTGGGTTCGGTCAGCAAGAAAACCGACTTCGTCGTGGCCGGCGACAAGCCCGGGAGCAAGCTCGCGAAGGCTGAGTCGCTCGGCGTGCCCGTGATCGGCGAAGACGAATTGCGCGCGATGTTATGA
- a CDS encoding aldehyde dehydrogenase family protein, producing the protein MALALDKKTYDLFINGEFVKPQSEKYIAVINPATNEEIAQVAAAGIHDADATVAAARAAYAGKWATMPPARRARVLFKIANILTERTEELAHIEVLNTGKTIAGAKGEIGQIIELFEFYGGAVTKLTGSTVPSIPNYFNYTLKESLGVCAQIVPWNYPLLMAAWKVAPAIAAGNTVILKPASPTPLTAIILGQICLEAGCLPGVVNVLPGPGATIGAHLAQHPGVDKIAFTGETRTGATIMELASATIKRVTLELGGKSPSVIFDDADIDAAVAGAVYGIFHNAGQSCDARSRLLVHERAYDAFIAKFVEKAKGLRVGDPLDPKTQVGAIISRSQLEKIEGYVGIGAQEGARVACGGTRPDGALSKGNFLLPTVLDNVRNDMRVAQEEIFGPVAVVTTFADEAEAIRLANDSVYGLAASVWTQNAGRAIRLAHAIRSGGVAINTPFSIHPGMPFGGYKQSGFGRELAMQTLDLYTETKGVVMYTGTKPVNPLGV; encoded by the coding sequence ATGGCTCTCGCGCTCGACAAGAAGACCTACGATCTGTTCATCAACGGCGAATTTGTGAAGCCGCAGTCAGAGAAGTATATCGCGGTGATCAATCCCGCTACCAATGAGGAGATCGCACAAGTTGCGGCGGCCGGCATTCACGATGCAGACGCGACCGTAGCGGCCGCTCGCGCCGCATATGCAGGCAAATGGGCCACGATGCCGCCGGCCCGGCGAGCGCGCGTGCTGTTCAAGATCGCAAATATCCTGACGGAGCGGACCGAAGAGCTCGCTCACATCGAAGTGCTCAACACCGGCAAGACGATTGCCGGAGCGAAGGGCGAGATCGGTCAGATCATCGAGCTTTTTGAATTCTACGGCGGCGCCGTGACCAAGCTGACCGGTTCGACGGTCCCTTCGATTCCTAACTACTTCAATTACACCTTAAAAGAGTCGCTCGGCGTTTGTGCCCAGATCGTTCCTTGGAATTATCCATTGCTGATGGCGGCGTGGAAAGTCGCGCCGGCGATCGCAGCCGGCAATACCGTCATCCTCAAACCTGCTTCGCCCACGCCGCTCACCGCGATCATCCTCGGTCAGATCTGCCTCGAAGCCGGCTGCCTGCCGGGCGTCGTCAACGTGTTGCCCGGACCCGGCGCGACCATCGGCGCACACCTCGCGCAACATCCAGGCGTGGACAAGATCGCGTTCACCGGCGAGACGCGCACCGGAGCCACCATCATGGAGCTCGCGTCCGCCACGATCAAGCGCGTGACGCTCGAATTGGGCGGCAAGTCGCCGAGCGTGATCTTCGACGACGCCGATATCGATGCCGCGGTCGCGGGGGCGGTGTACGGCATCTTCCACAACGCCGGTCAATCGTGCGACGCGCGCTCACGGCTGCTCGTGCACGAGCGCGCGTACGATGCCTTCATCGCGAAGTTCGTCGAAAAGGCGAAGGGTTTGCGCGTTGGGGATCCGCTCGATCCAAAGACGCAGGTCGGAGCGATCATCTCGCGTTCGCAGCTCGAGAAGATCGAGGGCTACGTGGGGATCGGCGCGCAAGAAGGCGCGCGCGTCGCATGCGGCGGCACGCGACCCGACGGAGCGCTTTCGAAGGGCAACTTCCTACTTCCGACCGTATTAGATAACGTGCGCAACGACATGCGCGTGGCGCAAGAAGAGATTTTCGGTCCGGTCGCAGTCGTCACGACGTTTGCCGATGAAGCCGAAGCGATCCGCCTGGCCAACGACAGCGTGTACGGTCTCGCAGCGTCCGTGTGGACGCAAAACGCCGGGCGAGCGATCCGTCTGGCGCACGCCATCCGTTCGGGCGGCGTCGCGATCAACACGCCGTTTTCCATCCACCCCGGCATGCCGTTCGGCGGCTACAAACAGTCCGGATTCGGCCGCGAACTGGCCATGCAGACGCTTGACCTGTACACGGAGACCAAAGGCGTCGTGATGTACACGGGCACGAAGCCGGTGAACCCGCTCGGAGTCTGA
- a CDS encoding class I SAM-dependent methyltransferase, with protein MESLSMFSSTSGYERFMGRWSRRLAVAFAEFAGIRDGDRVLDVGCGTGALCAAVLARYSRVSVTGIDPTESFIESCRKEFPASRFAVGAAERLPFGNREFDASLASLVLAFVAKPSAAVAEMSRVTVAGGTVAATVWDHSQGKTMLSQFWEEADRVDASLKPGEAQPNMSRDVIAALWHEADLKDVAVEPLMVEMTFSSFDDYWSPFLAGQGPAGAYVAAASENNRTAIMRSLRDRYLGVGPDRPFVIRSQASAIRGTVPG; from the coding sequence ATGGAATCGTTGAGCATGTTCTCTTCGACGTCGGGCTACGAGCGCTTCATGGGACGATGGAGCCGCCGGCTTGCAGTTGCGTTTGCCGAGTTCGCGGGCATTCGCGATGGCGACCGAGTGCTCGACGTCGGTTGCGGCACGGGTGCTCTATGCGCCGCGGTTCTTGCGCGGTACTCCCGGGTTAGCGTCACGGGAATCGACCCCACGGAGTCCTTCATCGAGAGTTGCCGTAAGGAATTTCCGGCATCTCGCTTTGCCGTGGGCGCTGCAGAGCGCTTGCCCTTCGGTAATCGAGAATTCGACGCTAGTCTCGCCTCGCTCGTGTTGGCGTTCGTTGCGAAACCGAGCGCCGCAGTCGCGGAGATGTCACGGGTCACGGTGGCCGGCGGAACCGTCGCGGCGACGGTATGGGATCATTCGCAAGGCAAGACGATGCTGAGCCAGTTTTGGGAAGAGGCCGATCGCGTTGACGCATCGCTCAAGCCAGGCGAGGCACAGCCCAACATGAGTCGCGACGTCATCGCCGCGCTCTGGCATGAGGCCGATCTCAAAGATGTCGCCGTTGAGCCGCTGATGGTCGAAATGACGTTCTCTTCATTCGACGATTACTGGTCGCCGTTCTTGGCCGGACAGGGACCGGCGGGTGCATATGTCGCGGCCGCATCAGAGAACAACCGTACTGCGATCATGCGCAGCTTGAGAGACCGATATCTCGGCGTCGGCCCGGATCGGCCGTTCGTGATCCGCTCGCAAGCATCGGCGATCCGCGGCACGGTCCCCGGCTAG
- a CDS encoding Cof-type HAD-IIB family hydrolase, with protein MIPKLIALDLDGTTLDSSGRISARTKRAVAMVRDRGIGVIIVTFRAYRSSKPYAVELGLHVPLICVNGALVKDASDDRVLEEFPMPAHASQEAVEYGVKHGHEMCLFVGECYVGSAAVIAKYGTGYAHQWERADDLRTVVAKQSTLMVRYFGDHMFSEARRDLAHLGIEYVDDWLNDTFELTLMRSGVSKHCALARFAEHRGIAREDVLAIGDGALDAGMLKWAGRGVAVANAAPETLAAADEISGSNDDDGVAEILERYAQGDR; from the coding sequence GTGATTCCCAAGCTGATCGCGCTGGACCTCGACGGTACGACGCTCGACTCATCCGGCCGTATCTCCGCTCGGACGAAACGTGCAGTCGCGATGGTGCGAGATCGCGGCATCGGTGTCATCATCGTCACGTTTCGCGCGTACCGGTCGTCGAAGCCGTATGCTGTGGAACTTGGTCTGCATGTACCCTTGATCTGCGTCAACGGCGCGCTTGTGAAGGACGCGAGCGACGATCGCGTGCTCGAAGAATTTCCGATGCCTGCGCACGCGTCCCAAGAAGCTGTCGAATACGGCGTCAAACACGGTCACGAGATGTGCCTGTTCGTCGGCGAATGCTACGTCGGCTCCGCTGCTGTGATCGCGAAATATGGGACCGGCTATGCACATCAATGGGAGCGCGCGGACGACCTCCGAACGGTCGTCGCGAAACAATCCACGCTCATGGTGCGTTATTTCGGTGACCATATGTTCTCTGAAGCGCGCCGCGACCTCGCACACCTGGGGATCGAATACGTGGACGACTGGCTCAACGACACTTTCGAATTGACGCTCATGCGCTCAGGTGTTTCTAAGCATTGCGCGCTCGCGCGCTTCGCAGAGCATCGGGGCATTGCGCGCGAAGACGTCCTGGCTATCGGGGACGGCGCGCTGGATGCGGGTATGCTGAAGTGGGCCGGTCGCGGTGTCGCGGTGGCGAACGCCGCGCCGGAAACGCTTGCCGCTGCAGACGAGATCTCGGGTTCAAACGACGACGACGGGGTAGCAGAGATTCTCGAGCGATACGCTCAAGGAGACCGATGA
- a CDS encoding DUF1697 domain-containing protein, translating to MSPAKYLGAQAMKDAARMYFAFLRAVNVAGHQPVAMADLRAMLAAIGLAEPQSILQSGNLIFRSSAKLTDELEDLLERESAKRLALKTDIMVRSAEELAAIVSANPFRVEAKSDPGHLVVLFCKAEAEKGRVSELTASITGREKVRAKGKQLYIYFPDGIGRSRLTNVAIERKTGTSGTGRNWNTVLKLAALSTIVSG from the coding sequence ATGTCCCCAGCCAAGTATCTTGGCGCGCAAGCCATGAAGGACGCCGCACGGATGTATTTTGCGTTTCTGCGCGCGGTCAATGTAGCCGGTCATCAGCCGGTCGCGATGGCCGATCTCCGGGCCATGCTTGCCGCGATCGGCCTGGCTGAGCCTCAGAGCATCTTGCAAAGCGGTAATCTGATCTTCCGGTCAAGCGCGAAGCTGACCGATGAGCTCGAAGATCTTCTCGAACGTGAGTCCGCGAAACGTTTGGCGCTGAAAACAGACATCATGGTCCGCTCGGCCGAGGAACTCGCGGCGATCGTCTCGGCAAATCCATTCCGCGTCGAGGCAAAGAGCGATCCGGGGCATCTGGTCGTGTTGTTCTGCAAGGCAGAAGCTGAAAAGGGCCGCGTGTCCGAGCTTACGGCAAGCATTACCGGTCGAGAAAAAGTCCGCGCGAAAGGCAAGCAGCTCTACATCTACTTCCCTGATGGTATAGGAAGATCGCGGCTTACAAATGTTGCGATCGAGCGAAAGACCGGCACGTCGGGCACGGGCCGCAATTGGAATACCGTGCTCAAACTCGCAGCCCTCTCCACGATAGTATCCGGGTAA
- a CDS encoding thiolase family protein, with translation MREVVIVAAARTPIGKYGGALRHVRPDDMSALIMRALVDRASLDPLDIEDVMWGCSNQGGEDNRNVARMAVLAAGFPVDVPGTTLNRLCGSGLQAVNSAAQAIASDCGDVFIGGGVESMTRAPYVMPKPETEFARAPQLYDTTLGARMYNPKLTEAGWPPISMGETAENVAERYRITRAEQDTFALASQHKTGAAQKSGAFDAEMVGVPLVSRNGKAKGAPPEMFTIDEHPRVDVTIEQLAKLKPAFREGGSVTAGNSSGINDGAAGVVLMSADEAKRRGLRPLARIITSAVAGVDPNCMGLGPIPATQKALSRANLRVDDLDLIELNEAFAAQALACARELELPMERVNVNGGAIALGHPLGCSGARILVTLLHAMQARGAKRGLATMCIGVGQGIATIVERV, from the coding sequence ATGCGCGAAGTCGTCATCGTCGCCGCCGCACGCACGCCCATCGGGAAATACGGCGGCGCCTTGCGCCACGTGCGGCCCGACGACATGTCGGCGCTGATCATGCGCGCGCTCGTCGATCGCGCGAGTCTCGATCCGCTCGACATCGAGGATGTGATGTGGGGCTGCAGCAACCAAGGCGGCGAAGATAACCGCAACGTCGCGCGCATGGCGGTGCTCGCCGCCGGATTTCCGGTTGACGTTCCCGGCACGACGCTCAATCGGCTGTGTGGGTCCGGCTTGCAGGCGGTGAACAGCGCGGCGCAGGCGATCGCGTCCGACTGCGGCGACGTCTTCATCGGCGGCGGTGTCGAGAGCATGACGCGTGCCCCGTACGTGATGCCGAAACCCGAGACCGAATTCGCGCGTGCACCGCAGCTCTACGACACGACGCTCGGCGCGCGCATGTACAACCCGAAACTGACCGAGGCCGGCTGGCCGCCGATCTCCATGGGCGAGACGGCGGAGAACGTCGCGGAGCGCTACCGCATCACGCGCGCAGAACAAGACACGTTTGCGCTGGCGAGCCAGCACAAGACGGGCGCCGCACAGAAATCGGGTGCGTTCGACGCTGAGATGGTCGGCGTGCCGCTGGTCAGCCGAAACGGAAAGGCGAAAGGCGCACCGCCGGAGATGTTCACCATCGATGAGCATCCGCGCGTCGATGTCACGATCGAGCAGCTCGCAAAACTCAAGCCCGCATTTCGCGAAGGCGGCAGCGTGACGGCCGGAAACTCGAGCGGCATCAACGACGGCGCCGCCGGCGTCGTATTGATGAGCGCCGATGAAGCCAAGCGTCGCGGCCTGCGACCGCTCGCCCGCATCATCACGTCGGCCGTCGCCGGTGTAGACCCGAACTGCATGGGCCTCGGTCCGATTCCGGCGACGCAGAAGGCGCTGTCGCGTGCGAACTTGCGGGTCGACGACCTCGACCTCATCGAATTGAATGAAGCGTTCGCAGCTCAGGCGCTTGCGTGCGCACGCGAGCTCGAGTTGCCGATGGAGCGCGTCAACGTCAATGGCGGCGCGATCGCGCTCGGGCATCCGTTGGGCTGCAGCGGTGCGCGCATACTCGTGACGTTGCTGCACGCCATGCAAGCGCGTGGCGCGAAGCGCGGCCTCGCGACCATGTGCATAGGCGTTGGCCAGGGCATCGCCACGATCGTCGAACGCGTTTGA
- a CDS encoding NUDIX hydrolase — protein sequence MARIHGTRRIFEGRVIRLRVDDVEYDNGARANVEIVEHDGGVAIIAQPTPRSIVLVKQLRPATGRELWEVPAGKLERGEDPLDCAKRELAEETGYQCGAIRQLWTFYTAPGFCNERLHLFVAEDLTRGTPRPEATEVLHAREFDLNEAWAMVELDELPDAKTQIALAWCRANS from the coding sequence ATGGCCCGAATCCACGGAACGCGCCGCATCTTCGAAGGCCGCGTCATCAGACTGCGCGTGGACGACGTCGAATACGACAACGGCGCGCGCGCAAATGTCGAGATCGTCGAGCATGACGGCGGTGTTGCGATCATCGCACAGCCGACGCCGCGTTCCATCGTCCTCGTGAAACAGTTGCGGCCGGCGACCGGACGTGAGCTATGGGAAGTACCGGCGGGAAAGCTTGAGCGCGGTGAGGACCCGCTCGACTGCGCGAAACGCGAACTTGCCGAGGAAACGGGTTATCAGTGCGGTGCGATCCGTCAGTTGTGGACGTTCTACACGGCGCCCGGATTTTGCAACGAGCGGCTGCACTTGTTCGTGGCCGAAGACCTGACGCGCGGAACTCCGCGACCCGAGGCGACGGAAGTGCTGCACGCGCGCGAATTCGATCTCAATGAAGCATGGGCTATGGTGGAGCTTGACGAGCTGCCCGATGCGAAGACCCAGATCGCGCTCGCGTGGTGTAGAGCGAACTCGTAG
- a CDS encoding cytochrome c: MMIRWMAAGAALILVLGVLAAYAALSFGLVPANADARPSALERWAARTSLQATVAREASAAANPLPLTDENFDAGIKLYASNCMVCHAASDGNSSNIASGLYQHPPRFAHFGVEDDPEGETYWKIAHGIRLTGMPAFGSSLTDSQIWQVTMFLKHMDKLPPGPDALWKKQPSVASATSKQANPGKSTVRSP; the protein is encoded by the coding sequence ATGATGATCCGATGGATGGCGGCCGGCGCCGCGCTGATCCTGGTGCTTGGCGTACTGGCCGCCTATGCCGCTCTTTCGTTCGGCCTCGTGCCTGCAAACGCCGATGCAAGGCCGAGTGCACTAGAGCGGTGGGCTGCCCGGACGTCGTTGCAGGCCACGGTCGCACGTGAAGCGAGCGCGGCCGCGAATCCGCTCCCCCTTACCGATGAGAACTTCGACGCCGGCATCAAGCTCTATGCCTCGAATTGCATGGTCTGTCACGCAGCGTCAGACGGGAATTCCTCAAACATAGCGAGCGGCTTGTACCAGCATCCGCCGCGCTTCGCCCACTTCGGAGTCGAAGACGATCCCGAAGGCGAGACGTATTGGAAGATCGCCCACGGAATCAGACTCACCGGCATGCCGGCATTCGGGAGCTCGCTCACCGATTCGCAGATCTGGCAGGTCACGATGTTCCTCAAGCATATGGACAAGCTGCCGCCCGGACCAGACGCGCTGTGGAAGAAACAGCCATCGGTCGCCTCAGCGACATCGAAGCAAGCAAACCCAGGGAAATCGACCGTCCGCAGCCCTTAG
- a CDS encoding Uma2 family endonuclease, translated as MREITLPETKPALEWVNGRALQKVSPKRKHALAQIQFAAALNAWARSAHAGMVGTEWRFRIAPPDEVRRPLVPDVAFLSYARMPYAAQLETEEPDIAPDVAVEILSPSDRPADIAEKIRVYLASGSAVVALIDPASQSMTIHEGGGSRSLGPDDAFEHAALPGFHLQIAELFTPPPPPRASSIS; from the coding sequence ATGCGCGAAATTACGCTGCCGGAAACAAAACCGGCGCTGGAGTGGGTCAACGGTCGGGCGCTGCAAAAAGTGAGCCCCAAGCGGAAACACGCGTTGGCACAGATCCAGTTCGCCGCCGCCCTCAACGCATGGGCACGTTCCGCCCACGCCGGGATGGTGGGCACCGAGTGGCGATTTCGGATCGCGCCACCCGACGAAGTGAGACGTCCACTGGTGCCGGATGTTGCATTTCTGTCGTATGCTCGAATGCCCTACGCCGCGCAGCTCGAAACCGAAGAGCCAGATATCGCACCCGATGTCGCGGTTGAGATCCTATCACCGAGCGATCGACCGGCGGACATCGCGGAAAAAATTCGCGTCTATCTAGCTTCAGGTTCGGCTGTCGTCGCTCTCATCGATCCGGCCTCGCAGAGCATGACGATTCACGAGGGTGGCGGCAGCCGATCGCTCGGCCCAGATGACGCATTCGAACACGCCGCGCTCCCAGGTTTCCACCTCCAAATCGCGGAGTTATTCACACCGCCACCGCCGCCACGCGCGTCGTCAATCTCGTAG